In one window of Tumebacillus amylolyticus DNA:
- a CDS encoding GNAT family N-acetyltransferase: protein MTLLVAKQTLSQQELTEIRELVELCNEFEGIQLKMNWDNLETRKGNQTDDFLYYEDGRLIGYFALFAFQSTEAEMIAAVHPDARRKGIFRHLLDAALQQMRQRNIPKLLFVVDSKSASATAVAKHLGATYAHSEYRMELETVQAQPKRHPNLSVRRGAVEDANFISDVTADAFGYPKRPPHDAEYFAHPTRRIYIFEADGERVGTLFTILFSNDSRSAIYGFCIQKSAQGKGYGRQVLSEVVQELLADGFQSVELEVACENKRALGLYQSVGFEEIGAIDYYALPVL, encoded by the coding sequence ATGACGTTGCTCGTAGCGAAACAAACTTTGTCCCAACAAGAATTGACTGAAATACGTGAATTGGTCGAGCTTTGCAATGAATTCGAAGGCATCCAGTTGAAGATGAACTGGGACAATCTCGAAACTCGCAAAGGAAATCAAACCGACGACTTCCTCTACTACGAAGACGGCCGGTTGATCGGATACTTCGCTCTGTTCGCCTTCCAGTCCACCGAAGCGGAGATGATCGCAGCCGTTCATCCGGATGCACGTCGCAAGGGCATTTTCCGCCACCTGCTCGATGCAGCGCTTCAGCAGATGAGACAACGCAACATCCCGAAGCTCTTGTTTGTCGTGGACAGCAAGTCTGCAAGCGCCACAGCGGTCGCAAAGCACCTCGGAGCCACGTACGCCCACTCCGAGTACCGCATGGAACTTGAGACGGTACAGGCACAACCGAAACGCCATCCAAACCTCTCGGTCCGCCGTGGGGCGGTCGAGGACGCAAACTTCATTTCCGACGTCACGGCAGATGCGTTCGGCTACCCGAAACGCCCGCCGCATGACGCGGAGTACTTTGCTCATCCCACCCGTCGAATTTACATCTTCGAGGCAGACGGGGAGCGCGTCGGGACTCTTTTCACCATTCTCTTCTCAAACGACAGCCGGTCGGCCATCTACGGCTTCTGCATCCAGAAATCTGCGCAAGGAAAAGGCTACGGACGTCAAGTGCTCTCCGAAGTCGTGCAGGAACTCCTCGCAGACGGTTTCCAATCTGTTGAACTCGAAGTCGCTTGCGAAAACAAGCGTGCCCTCGGCCTCTACCAATCTGTCGGCTTCGAAGAGATTGGCGCTATCGACTACTATGCCTTGCCCGTGCTCTAA
- a CDS encoding YaaC family protein, with product MQPQVRIPSEQPYRKLWDTFVYYENEQTTSDYLRRQYEAQGVESVPKWVYQATPKFIFSIKQAREYYRAAEACDILTKPLLLYYGMMALAKALITSRIPDYPSTTSVLKHGLSTRKLKRDGYSFADDEVRVQKDGIFQTLHNTLGGPEFQPLQPFRMKELLSVIPELMHAYERLYGSAQVCPLNYQTASEKPHWHVPRAFVASAQKTRDELLEILNRHGEERSRFSYGEEPGETGLLRIEVDGDPLHHRLLLHDFSGRPHLRFPHESDLVLPEISVHFMIMFVLGMLCRYETERWGEMILTFSSHDTFLINEFLNVSMRKFPNLILDELNQEQTIFYTP from the coding sequence ATGCAACCGCAAGTTCGCATTCCGTCGGAACAACCGTATCGCAAGCTCTGGGATACGTTTGTCTATTACGAAAACGAGCAGACGACAAGCGACTATCTGCGCCGCCAATACGAAGCGCAGGGTGTGGAGTCGGTGCCGAAGTGGGTGTACCAAGCGACGCCCAAGTTTATTTTTTCCATCAAGCAAGCACGGGAATACTACCGCGCCGCTGAAGCCTGTGATATTTTGACCAAACCGCTGCTGCTCTATTACGGCATGATGGCGCTCGCCAAAGCGCTGATCACCTCGCGCATCCCGGATTATCCCTCGACGACCTCCGTCTTGAAGCACGGACTCTCCACCCGCAAGCTCAAGCGCGACGGCTATTCGTTTGCGGATGATGAAGTCCGCGTGCAGAAGGACGGCATTTTCCAGACGTTGCACAACACGCTCGGAGGCCCGGAGTTTCAGCCGCTGCAACCGTTTCGCATGAAGGAATTGCTCAGCGTCATCCCCGAGCTCATGCACGCCTACGAGCGCCTGTACGGGTCTGCGCAAGTCTGCCCGCTCAACTACCAAACCGCTTCGGAAAAACCGCACTGGCACGTTCCCCGCGCGTTCGTTGCCTCTGCTCAGAAGACACGCGACGAGCTGTTGGAGATCTTGAATCGACACGGGGAGGAGCGGTCGCGTTTTTCCTACGGGGAGGAGCCCGGTGAAACGGGGCTTTTGCGAATCGAGGTCGACGGCGACCCTTTGCACCATCGCTTGTTGTTGCATGACTTCTCGGGGCGGCCGCATCTGCGCTTTCCGCATGAGAGCGACTTGGTGCTACCGGAGATTTCGGTGCATTTCATGATCATGTTCGTGCTGGGGATGCTCTGCCGGTATGAGACGGAGCGTTGGGGCGAGATGATCTTGACGTTTTCGTCGCACGATACGTTTTTGATCAATGAGTTTTTGAACGTGTCGATGCGCAAGTTTCCGAATCTGATCTTGGATGAGTTGAATCAGGAACAGACGATTTTTTACACGCCGTGA
- the guaB gene encoding IMP dehydrogenase: MWQNKFAKEGLTFDDVLLIPAKSEILPRDVSVASRITRKVKLNTPIVSAGMDTVTESKMAIAMAREGGIGIIHKNMPIERQAEEVDRVKRSESGVITNPIYLTPEHQLYHAEEMMAKYRISGVPIIEPDGKLVGIITNRDLRFEKNFSHKIGDVMTKENLVTAPVGTTLEDAQEILQRSKVEKLPLVDEDFHLKGLITIKDIEKAIRFPNAAKDEKGRLIVGAAVGVTKDTFERVEALVNAGVDLITVDTAHGHSLGVINTVRELREKYPDLEIVAGNVATGEATRDLIEAGASAVKVGIGPGSICTTRIVAGIGVPQITAIYDCATVAREYNIPIIADGGIKYSGDIVKALAAGADCVMVGSLLAGTEESPGEMEIHQGRYFKVYRGMGSLGAMKEGSSDRYFQENTENAKKLVPEGIEGRVPYRGSLADIIFQNVGGIRAGMGYCGVATISDLQSKTSFIRITGAGLKESHPHDVQITKEAPNYSF; this comes from the coding sequence ATGTGGCAGAACAAGTTTGCCAAGGAAGGGCTCACTTTTGACGACGTCTTGTTAATTCCTGCGAAATCGGAAATCTTGCCGCGCGACGTGTCTGTAGCGTCTCGCATCACCCGCAAAGTCAAACTCAACACCCCGATCGTTTCAGCTGGGATGGATACCGTCACCGAGTCGAAGATGGCAATCGCGATGGCGCGCGAAGGCGGCATCGGCATCATTCACAAGAACATGCCGATCGAACGACAAGCCGAGGAAGTGGACCGCGTCAAGCGTTCCGAGTCCGGCGTCATCACCAACCCGATCTACCTCACTCCGGAACATCAGCTCTACCACGCCGAAGAGATGATGGCGAAGTACCGCATCTCCGGCGTCCCGATCATCGAGCCGGACGGCAAACTGGTCGGCATCATCACCAACCGCGACCTGCGCTTTGAGAAAAACTTCTCGCACAAAATCGGCGATGTCATGACCAAGGAAAACCTCGTGACCGCACCGGTCGGCACCACGCTCGAAGACGCGCAGGAAATTCTCCAACGCTCCAAAGTGGAGAAGCTCCCTCTCGTCGACGAGGACTTCCACCTCAAGGGCCTGATCACGATCAAGGACATCGAGAAAGCGATTCGCTTCCCGAACGCCGCCAAGGATGAAAAAGGCCGCCTGATCGTCGGTGCCGCAGTCGGCGTCACCAAAGACACGTTCGAGCGCGTGGAAGCGCTGGTGAACGCGGGAGTAGACCTGATCACCGTTGACACCGCACACGGCCATTCGCTGGGCGTCATCAACACCGTGCGTGAACTTCGCGAGAAGTACCCGGACCTCGAAATCGTCGCAGGCAACGTCGCAACGGGCGAAGCGACTCGCGATCTGATCGAAGCGGGCGCATCGGCTGTCAAAGTTGGGATCGGGCCGGGCTCGATCTGCACCACCCGCATTGTGGCAGGGATTGGTGTGCCGCAGATTACGGCGATCTACGACTGCGCGACGGTGGCGCGTGAGTACAACATCCCGATCATCGCAGACGGCGGGATCAAGTATTCGGGCGACATCGTGAAGGCGCTGGCGGCGGGTGCCGACTGCGTCATGGTCGGTTCGTTGCTGGCAGGTACGGAGGAATCGCCGGGTGAGATGGAAATTCACCAAGGCCGTTACTTCAAAGTGTATCGCGGGATGGGCTCGCTCGGTGCGATGAAGGAAGGCTCGAGCGACCGCTACTTCCAAGAGAACACCGAGAACGCGAAAAAATTGGTCCCCGAAGGCATCGAAGGCCGCGTCCCGTACCGTGGGTCCCTGGCCGACATCATCTTCCAAAACGTCGGCGGCATCCGCGCCGGCATGGGCTACTGCGGCGTCGCGACGATCTCCGACCTGCAATCCAAAACCTCCTTCATCCGCATCACGGGTGCGGGCTTGAAAGAAAGCCACCCGCACGATGTCCAGATCACGAAGGAAGCACCGAATTACAGCTTCTAA
- a CDS encoding polysaccharide deacetylase family protein produces MGLWVLEAVLTLVILYSLLPFFLSRVAGIGVMRSVRGSTSTALTFDDGPHPIYTPLVLDVLQKHGVRATFFVMGSQAELHPELIRRMHREGHGIGVHGYRHRPHWLMSPWKVRREAQRTAEVVERLTGVRPTLLRPPWGLLNLLDFVVLREFRIVLWSGMVGDWRKQSVARLSRRLQKSLRAGAVLVLHDSDETVGAEHGAPLVMVEALEKLLRETAASGMDWVRAEELERETGVDQGSRSGKLPWVTRVWLGWEHLFQRLFHVQTLRSDRDLLFVRLCRYKGREAIELDDGTVIQRGDQLMEIHLNNEQLLALHGQANSEMQLAKLLLKEMRRALRVVASHLNHPDHEAVKALYGISLINRGIGPLGFRKISMSRGLFALATKWYLRVLLRVLHPQGRERMKIRTDALVPQQVVLSRQELFARYL; encoded by the coding sequence ATGGGGCTTTGGGTTCTGGAAGCTGTGCTCACCTTGGTGATTCTCTACAGTTTGCTTCCCTTTTTCCTGAGTCGTGTGGCGGGGATCGGCGTCATGCGTTCGGTGCGGGGCAGCACTTCCACGGCCTTGACGTTTGACGACGGGCCACACCCGATCTATACCCCGCTCGTGCTGGATGTGTTGCAGAAGCACGGGGTGAGAGCGACGTTTTTTGTCATGGGGTCGCAGGCGGAGCTCCATCCGGAGTTGATTCGGCGCATGCATCGAGAGGGGCATGGGATTGGGGTGCATGGGTATCGGCATCGCCCGCATTGGTTGATGTCTCCTTGGAAAGTTCGGCGCGAGGCACAGCGGACGGCGGAGGTTGTGGAGAGATTGACGGGGGTTCGACCCACGCTCTTGCGGCCGCCGTGGGGATTGTTGAATTTGCTGGATTTCGTGGTGCTGCGGGAATTTCGGATTGTGCTGTGGTCGGGGATGGTCGGCGATTGGCGCAAGCAGAGTGTCGCACGACTTTCCCGGCGGTTGCAAAAATCTCTGCGTGCGGGGGCGGTGCTTGTGTTGCATGATTCGGATGAGACGGTGGGAGCCGAGCATGGGGCTCCGCTGGTGATGGTGGAGGCTTTGGAGAAGTTGTTGCGCGAGACGGCGGCTTCCGGTATGGATTGGGTGCGAGCGGAGGAGCTTGAGAGGGAGACGGGGGTGGATCAGGGGTCGAGGTCGGGCAAACTCCCTTGGGTCACGCGGGTTTGGCTTGGCTGGGAGCATCTGTTCCAGCGGTTGTTCCACGTGCAGACATTGCGGTCGGATCGAGATCTGCTGTTCGTGCGGTTGTGCCGGTACAAGGGTCGGGAAGCTATTGAATTAGACGATGGCACCGTGATTCAGCGAGGCGATCAGTTGATGGAGATTCATTTGAACAACGAGCAGTTGCTCGCTCTGCACGGGCAAGCGAATTCCGAGATGCAGTTGGCGAAATTATTATTGAAGGAAATGAGAAGAGCGTTGCGTGTGGTGGCCTCTCATCTCAACCATCCGGATCATGAAGCGGTGAAGGCCTTGTACGGAATTTCGCTGATCAACCGCGGGATCGGACCCTTGGGTTTTCGCAAGATCTCGATGTCCCGGGGGTTGTTCGCCTTGGCGACAAAGTGGTATCTGCGCGTGCTCCTCAGGGTCCTGCATCCCCAAGGACGAGAGCGGATGAAGATCAGGACGGACGCCCTCGTTCCCCAGCAGGTGGTGCTGTCGAGGCAGGAGCTTTTTGCGAGGTATTTGTGA
- a CDS encoding MFS transporter, translating into MSSTKHFLHIPKSMLRMLLMLLLVEFVRAAFLMSYLPAYGVTKLGFSVSMVGVAVTAHYAADTILKIASGYLLDRFSFRLILPAGLALGLLSLLSLQVFSSSWWLVVASTLYGVGLSPVWLVCVSYLQEDRRGTQMGAIYTAWMGGMGGGLFLTNFLLDRFAQQAFWLLLGLAGLSLVLSLILPKQERHQALSAPLREQLRDMGDRLKKIGPLLPGMILQTLAAGMLVPVLPSFVTKLMGLTYSQYSLLLLFGGVCAILGLIPMGRLSDHFGQKWFLVGGFAVFAVALSCLGGSRSLLAGCLWAVVLGLSYSAVLPAWNALLASQVSEQQLSVSWAVFSSVEGIGVMLGPILGGWIGDLLSARATLWMSAVVMGAIAIFYGVYPLQALLTRAKSVS; encoded by the coding sequence GTGTCCTCCACCAAGCACTTCCTGCACATCCCTAAATCCATGCTGCGAATGCTGTTGATGCTCTTGCTTGTGGAGTTCGTGCGGGCGGCGTTTCTCATGAGTTATTTGCCGGCGTACGGTGTGACGAAGCTCGGTTTTTCCGTCTCGATGGTCGGCGTCGCGGTGACCGCTCATTATGCCGCCGACACGATTTTGAAGATCGCGAGCGGGTATTTACTGGATCGTTTTTCGTTTCGGTTGATTCTGCCTGCGGGGTTGGCGCTTGGGTTGTTGAGTTTGCTGTCCTTGCAGGTTTTTTCGAGTTCGTGGTGGTTGGTCGTCGCATCGACTCTGTACGGGGTCGGGCTCTCTCCGGTTTGGTTGGTCTGTGTGTCGTACTTGCAAGAAGACCGGCGCGGAACGCAGATGGGCGCGATCTATACGGCGTGGATGGGCGGCATGGGGGGCGGTCTTTTTTTGACGAATTTTTTGCTCGATCGCTTTGCGCAGCAGGCGTTTTGGCTGTTGCTCGGCTTGGCGGGGCTGTCTTTGGTGCTCTCGCTGATCTTGCCGAAGCAGGAGCGGCACCAAGCTCTCTCGGCGCCGCTTCGGGAGCAACTGCGCGACATGGGAGATCGTTTGAAAAAAATCGGCCCCCTGCTCCCCGGCATGATTCTGCAAACGCTTGCGGCGGGGATGCTGGTGCCCGTCTTGCCTTCGTTTGTGACAAAGTTGATGGGGCTTACGTACTCGCAATACTCTCTGCTGCTGTTGTTCGGCGGAGTTTGTGCGATTCTCGGGTTGATTCCGATGGGTCGCTTGTCGGATCACTTCGGGCAAAAATGGTTCCTCGTCGGCGGATTTGCGGTGTTTGCCGTGGCGTTGTCCTGCTTGGGTGGAAGTCGTTCCTTGCTCGCCGGATGCCTGTGGGCGGTGGTGCTCGGGCTTTCCTACTCGGCGGTGCTTCCGGCTTGGAATGCGTTGCTGGCCTCGCAAGTCTCCGAACAGCAGCTCTCCGTCTCATGGGCCGTTTTCTCCAGTGTGGAGGGCATCGGGGTGATGCTCGGGCCGATTCTGGGCGGTTGGATCGGGGATTTGCTGTCCGCAAGGGCGACGCTTTGGATGAGCGCGGTCGTGATGGGGGCGATTGCGATTTTTTACGGAGTCTATCCTCTGCAGGCGTTGCTGACAAGGGCGAAATCAGTCTCGTAG
- a CDS encoding MGDG synthase family glycosyltransferase, whose protein sequence is MQPRRDPVVLILYARYGAGHIQVAEALQQAFEKNGAARVVLLDLFRESHPWVDAASKFLYRKSFTLFPTLYGWTYYRTKDMSHDRLMSRHFNSFGLPTLKKSIEAVQPDLVINTFPMLAMPEFRRQTGQRIPTFAVLTDFVLHNRWIHPEIDKYYVATDDLAEQLFQKGVLPHQVVVSGIPIRQGFQRAQDLLEEKHELARRYQLTPQKRKVLLSAGGYGVSWNWLEIIQSFAEQDWEVLVACGNNEAMRSDLLLKTAPLADVHIFGYLPHIEELMKTADLLVTKAGGITLAEALSLQLPILILSPVPGQELENARYLEAKGAARVVRTREDLAEIKHLLQKDELLSSLVQTNHTPLGQQNSAERVVADMKTSWKEGMTSRVLHQALPAHP, encoded by the coding sequence ATGCAACCACGGCGAGACCCTGTCGTCCTCATCCTCTATGCCCGCTACGGAGCCGGTCACATCCAAGTCGCAGAAGCGTTGCAACAAGCGTTTGAAAAAAACGGCGCGGCCCGCGTCGTTCTCCTGGACTTGTTTCGCGAATCCCATCCGTGGGTGGACGCCGCGTCGAAGTTTCTGTACCGCAAATCGTTCACCCTGTTCCCCACGCTGTACGGCTGGACCTACTACCGCACGAAAGACATGTCGCACGACCGCTTGATGTCGCGCCACTTCAATTCCTTCGGCCTTCCTACGTTAAAAAAGTCGATCGAGGCTGTCCAGCCCGATCTCGTCATCAACACGTTCCCGATGCTCGCCATGCCTGAATTCAGGCGGCAGACGGGACAGCGAATTCCGACGTTTGCCGTGCTGACCGACTTTGTGTTGCACAACCGTTGGATTCATCCGGAGATCGACAAATACTACGTGGCGACGGATGACTTGGCGGAGCAACTTTTTCAAAAAGGGGTTCTCCCGCACCAAGTGGTCGTCAGCGGAATCCCGATTCGTCAGGGATTCCAACGAGCTCAAGACCTCCTGGAGGAAAAACACGAGTTGGCACGCCGCTACCAACTCACGCCTCAGAAACGAAAAGTTCTGCTCTCCGCCGGCGGCTACGGCGTTTCGTGGAACTGGTTGGAGATCATCCAATCGTTTGCCGAGCAAGACTGGGAAGTTCTCGTCGCCTGCGGGAACAACGAAGCGATGCGATCGGACTTGCTTTTGAAAACGGCACCTCTCGCAGACGTTCACATCTTCGGCTATCTCCCTCACATCGAAGAGTTGATGAAAACGGCCGACCTGCTCGTCACGAAAGCGGGCGGCATCACACTGGCCGAAGCGCTGAGCCTTCAGCTTCCGATCTTGATCCTCTCCCCCGTGCCCGGTCAGGAGTTGGAAAACGCGCGCTATCTCGAAGCCAAGGGAGCCGCCCGCGTTGTTCGAACACGAGAAGACCTCGCCGAGATCAAACACCTTTTACAAAAAGACGAGCTGCTCTCCTCGCTCGTGCAAACAAACCACACACCCCTCGGTCAGCAAAACTCGGCCGAACGAGTCGTCGCCGATATGAAAACTTCATGGAAAGAAGGGATGACCTCCCGTGTCCTCCACCAAGCACTTCCTGCACATCCCTAA
- a CDS encoding MGDG synthase family glycosyltransferase — translation MTTSVLILTSDFGEGHQQVAEAIHQVLEADHPDLVCRVVNVMECLHPRLHLIGRTVFLQAVKKLPSLYGFLYRKTYGPTLSSHFLSELTNFGLKRLEHLLQEEQPCLVVSTFPFASAAMSHLRKQLVTQVPLVTLITDHTFHQAWIHPETDLYLVGSERVLEGLVQCGIPASAIQVTGIPLRPAFEKNYSKHHLRMLHGLSPTTPTVLILGGGFGLFGEEIFDPALLESLPAPVQLVIICGHNEKAKAHVERAFAHRRDHVKVLGFVDNMHEWMAMADLVLTKPGGVTTAEAMALQLPMLLYKPIPGQEEDNLRYLVESGVALAATSKAMLWEKLHTLLSNDAELARMKTCAKREGRKHSARDATALLEPYFARMPLYQ, via the coding sequence ATGACAACTTCCGTGTTGATTCTGACCAGTGATTTCGGCGAAGGCCATCAACAGGTCGCTGAAGCGATTCACCAAGTCCTTGAGGCCGATCATCCCGATCTCGTCTGCCGTGTCGTCAACGTGATGGAATGTCTGCACCCGCGCCTGCATCTAATCGGGCGCACCGTTTTTTTGCAGGCGGTCAAAAAGTTGCCTTCGCTGTACGGCTTTCTGTATCGAAAAACGTACGGGCCGACTCTTTCCTCCCATTTTCTAAGCGAACTCACCAACTTCGGACTCAAACGGTTGGAGCACTTGTTGCAGGAGGAACAGCCCTGCCTCGTCGTTTCGACCTTTCCCTTTGCATCGGCTGCCATGTCCCACCTGCGCAAACAGCTCGTCACACAAGTCCCGCTCGTCACCTTGATCACCGACCATACGTTCCACCAAGCGTGGATTCATCCGGAAACCGACCTCTACCTTGTCGGCTCCGAGCGGGTCTTGGAAGGCTTGGTCCAGTGCGGCATCCCCGCGTCTGCCATCCAAGTCACCGGCATTCCGCTGCGCCCCGCTTTTGAAAAAAACTACTCCAAACACCATCTCCGCATGCTCCACGGCTTGAGTCCGACCACGCCGACCGTCCTCATCCTCGGCGGGGGCTTCGGCCTGTTCGGAGAGGAAATTTTCGACCCTGCCCTGCTGGAGAGCCTGCCCGCTCCCGTGCAACTCGTCATCATTTGTGGCCACAATGAAAAAGCGAAGGCCCACGTCGAGCGAGCCTTCGCCCATCGCCGCGACCACGTCAAAGTCTTGGGATTCGTGGACAACATGCACGAATGGATGGCGATGGCCGATCTCGTGCTGACCAAACCCGGCGGCGTGACGACCGCCGAAGCGATGGCGCTCCAACTTCCGATGCTCCTCTACAAACCGATCCCCGGCCAAGAGGAAGACAATCTGCGGTATCTGGTCGAGTCGGGCGTAGCGCTTGCCGCCACGTCCAAAGCGATGCTCTGGGAGAAGCTCCACACCCTGCTTTCGAACGACGCCGAGTTGGCGCGCATGAAAACGTGCGCCAAACGAGAGGGACGCAAGCACTCCGCACGGGATGCGACGGCGCTGCTGGAACCGTATTTCGCCCGCATGCCCCTCTACCAATAG
- a CDS encoding phosphatase PAP2 family protein, producing the protein MDWDVLVYHFFNQFAGHVPVLDWFFSKIAEYSLEMYAVLFVMAWFTLPKQEVGKRHGLLLAGVAGVLALLINFVISHVWYRPRPFVTLPEGTYTKLIPHDPDASFPSDHTSGSFGFAFGSADRTANWVSRSFAILAVLVMISRVYCGVHYPTDVLASVIVGFIASRISWKLSGRLVPLTRRICQVFGYGK; encoded by the coding sequence ATGGATTGGGATGTGCTCGTGTATCATTTTTTCAATCAATTTGCGGGGCATGTGCCTGTGCTCGATTGGTTTTTTTCGAAGATCGCGGAGTATTCGTTGGAGATGTACGCGGTGTTGTTTGTGATGGCGTGGTTTACGTTGCCAAAGCAAGAGGTGGGAAAGCGGCACGGGCTGTTGCTCGCGGGAGTGGCGGGGGTGTTGGCGCTCTTGATCAATTTCGTGATTTCGCACGTCTGGTACAGGCCGCGCCCGTTCGTCACACTGCCGGAGGGGACGTATACGAAATTGATTCCGCATGATCCGGATGCGTCGTTTCCCAGCGACCATACATCGGGGAGTTTCGGGTTTGCGTTTGGGTCGGCCGATCGGACGGCGAATTGGGTGTCGCGGAGTTTTGCGATCTTGGCGGTGCTCGTGATGATTTCGCGGGTGTACTGCGGCGTTCATTACCCGACCGATGTGCTCGCAAGTGTGATCGTCGGGTTCATCGCCAGCCGTATTTCTTGGAAGCTTTCCGGGAGGTTGGTGCCGCTGACGAGGCGAATCTGTCAGGTGTTTGGGTATGGGAAGTAA
- a CDS encoding D-alanyl-D-alanine carboxypeptidase family protein, producing the protein MKKRFWTKTASSALVVALLMAANVPTATVGPLQFGLSVAHAEDAKQAATDLKIDAPVGLLMDAKTGQLLWSKDEHAKRYPASVTKIMTLLLTYEAVEKGEKKLTDVVPISNNAYGVEGSSVWLDPKEKWTLQDMIEFIAIPSANDACVATAEFIGGSEQAFVDRMNKKAQELGMKDTHFADSNGLHDPNHYSSGYDIALMARELITKYPQVLEVTKTQSKTIRDGKFKLENTNHVLGKIEGMDGLKTGFTDEAGNNLVGTAERNGMRLIGIELGAKDDNMRVNDSIKIMEYGFSNYKPVTVIKKGDAAPDLAPITSGVDKEIQTVAQSDLVIATKNGSPDLEKKAVYKDVTAPVTKDQVVGELQALQDGKVVASVPLVAKQDVEKGSWIRLMFRGIGHFFGGLFSSIGNAFN; encoded by the coding sequence ATGAAGAAACGTTTCTGGACGAAAACCGCCTCGAGCGCTTTGGTGGTTGCGTTGTTGATGGCTGCAAACGTGCCGACCGCGACGGTTGGGCCGCTGCAATTCGGGTTGTCGGTGGCGCATGCGGAAGATGCGAAACAAGCGGCCACCGATCTCAAAATCGACGCACCGGTTGGTCTCCTCATGGATGCCAAGACCGGACAACTGCTCTGGTCGAAGGACGAGCATGCCAAGCGCTATCCGGCATCCGTCACCAAGATCATGACCCTCCTGCTCACCTACGAAGCGGTGGAAAAAGGCGAGAAAAAACTCACCGACGTCGTGCCGATCTCCAACAACGCGTACGGTGTCGAAGGCTCCTCCGTTTGGCTCGACCCGAAGGAAAAATGGACCCTGCAAGACATGATCGAATTCATCGCCATCCCGTCGGCCAACGACGCCTGCGTGGCGACCGCAGAATTCATCGGCGGCAGCGAGCAAGCGTTTGTCGACCGCATGAACAAAAAAGCCCAAGAACTCGGCATGAAGGACACCCACTTCGCCGACTCCAACGGCTTGCATGACCCGAACCACTACAGCTCCGGGTACGACATCGCGCTGATGGCCCGCGAACTGATTACGAAATACCCGCAAGTGCTCGAAGTCACCAAGACCCAGAGCAAAACGATCCGCGACGGCAAGTTCAAACTGGAAAACACCAACCACGTCCTCGGCAAGATCGAAGGCATGGACGGTCTGAAAACCGGCTTCACCGACGAAGCGGGCAACAACCTCGTCGGCACCGCCGAGCGCAACGGCATGCGTTTGATCGGGATTGAACTGGGCGCCAAGGACGACAACATGCGCGTCAACGACTCGATCAAGATCATGGAGTACGGCTTCTCGAACTACAAACCGGTCACCGTGATCAAAAAAGGCGACGCCGCGCCAGACCTCGCGCCGATCACCTCCGGCGTGGACAAGGAAATTCAAACCGTCGCCCAAAGCGACCTCGTCATCGCCACCAAAAACGGCTCCCCCGACTTGGAGAAAAAAGCCGTCTACAAGGACGTCACCGCTCCGGTCACCAAAGACCAAGTCGTCGGTGAACTGCAAGCTCTCCAAGACGGCAAGGTCGTCGCGTCTGTTCCGCTCGTCGCGAAACAAGACGTGGAGAAAGGCTCGTGGATTCGCTTGATGTTCCGCGGCATCGGCCATTTCTTCGGCGGATTGTTCTCCTCGATCGGCAATGCCTTTAACTAA